In the Magnolia sinica isolate HGM2019 chromosome 15, MsV1, whole genome shotgun sequence genome, one interval contains:
- the LOC131227876 gene encoding auxin-binding protein ABP19a-like: MLYIFIFFQLLFSSSTRAADFCVGDLMGPESPAGYSCKKPANVTVDDFVFSGLGKAGNTSNIIKAAVTPAFVAQFPGVNGLGISMARLDLAPDGVVPLHTHPGGSEILVVVQGTICAGFISSSANMVYLKTLKKGDVMVFPQGLLHFQLNGGGIPAIAFVSFSSPSPGLQITAFALFGNDLPSILVEKTTFLDDAQVKKLKAVLGGTG, encoded by the coding sequence ATGCTCtacattttcatcttcttccaaCTCCTCTTCTCATCCTCCACACGTGCAGCTGATTTCTGTGTGGGAGACCTCATGGGCCCAGAAAGCCCAGCAGGCTATTCATGCAAGAAGCCCGCCAATGTCACCGTTGATGATTTCGTGTTCTCCGGCCTCGGCAAGGCCGGAAACACATCCAATATAATCAAGGCGGCCGTGACGCCTGCATTCGTGGCCCAGTTCCCAGGCGTAAATGGTCTTGGGATCTCGATGGCCCGATTGGACCTTGCGCCAGATGGTGTGGTCCCACTCCACACCCACCCGGGCGGGTCCGAAATCCTGGTGGTCGTCCAGGGGACGATATGCGCCGGGTTCATCTCATCGTCAGCGAACATGGTCTACTTAAAGACACTAAAGAAGGGGGATGTCATGGTATTCCCACAAGGGCTGTTGCATTTTCAATTGAACGGTGGAGGGATCCCAGCCATTGCTTTCGTTAGCTTCAGTAGCCCAAGCCCAGGCCTGCAGATCACTGCGTTTGCGCTGTTTGGGAACGATCTGCCATCCATCCTCGTCGAGAAGACCACCTTCCTTGATGATGCTCAGGTGAAGAAGCTGAAAGCTGTGCTTGGTGGCACTGGCTAA